One window of Oryza brachyantha chromosome 12, ObraRS2, whole genome shotgun sequence genomic DNA carries:
- the LOC102715366 gene encoding caffeoylshikimate esterase-like: MSSSSDEGYLYSEDSVVNSRGMRLFTCSWIPTKPRGVVCLCHGYAVECSVTMRGTAERLARAGYAVYGIDYEGHGHSDGLQGYVPDMDALVRDCDAFFAAVAASFPRRFLLGESMGGAVALLLHRMRPVFWTGAILVAPMCKIAEEMRPHPVVVSVLKMMTSIIPTWRVVPTNDVIDLAYRMQWKRDEIRGNPLCYKDRPRLKTAYELLRVSLLLESSILPQVSLPFLLLHGAADRVTDPSVSDLLFRSASSADKTFNLYPGMWHALTSGELPDNIDAVFCDIVHWLHQRSDSETETETETQLKAKHDAPTKHVSSS; the protein is encoded by the exons atgagcagcagcagcgatgAAGGGTACTTGTACTCGGAGGATTCGGTGGTGAACTCACGCGGGATGCGGCTCTTCACCTGCAGCTGGATTCCGACGAAGCCCCGAGGCGTGGTGTGCCTCTGCCATGGCTACGCCGTGGAGTGCAGCGTCACCATGCGCGGCACGGCGGAGCGCCTGGCTCGGGCGGGCTACGCCGTCTACGGCATCGACTACGAGGGCCATGGCCACTCCGACGGCCTCCAGGGATACGTCCCCGACATGGACGCCCTCGTCCGTGACTGCGACGccttcttcgccgccgtcgccgcatcCTTCCCCCGCAGATTCCTCCTCGGCGAGTCCATGGGAGGCGCCGTCGCGCTGCTGCTCCACCGCATGCGCCCCGTCTTCTGGACCGGCGCCATTCTCGTCGCGCCCATGTGCAAG ATCGCGGAGGAGATGAGGCCGCATCCGGTGGTGGTGAGCGTGCTGAAGATGATGACGAGCATCATCCCGACGTGGCGCGTGGTGCCAACAAATGACGTGATAGACCTGGCGTACAGGATGCAAtggaagagagatgaaatCCGCGGGAACCCGCTGTGCTACAAGGACAGGCCGCGCCTCAAGACCGCCTACGAGCTGCTCCgcgtcagcctcctcctcgagtCCTCCATCCTTCCCCAGGTCTCCCtccctttcctcctcctccacggcgCCGCCGATCGGGTCACCGACCCCTCCGTCAGCGACCTGCTCTtccgctccgcctcctccgccgacaAGACCTTCAACCTCTACCCGGGCATGTGGCACGCCCTCACCTCCGGCGAGCTCCCCGACAACATCGATGCCGTCTTCTGCGACATCGTCCACTGGCTCCACCAAAGATCGGACTCcgagacggagacggagacggagacgcAGCTCAAGGCCAAGCACGACGCGCCAACCAAACATGTATCCTCGTCTTGA